In Bacteroidales bacterium, a single window of DNA contains:
- a CDS encoding gliding motility-associated C-terminal domain-containing protein gives ETQLVAVTNKGCTDTAKAIIKILEQYTFYAPTAFSPDGDRNNDFFYVVAHGIKEEGFYLEVYDRWGEVIWSTKTYSKLDERSEKWDGRAKNHEIVPIGTYTWRAVFRDSFDKLHEETGSVTIVR, from the coding sequence ACGAAACGCAGTTAGTAGCCGTTACCAATAAGGGTTGTACCGATACCGCCAAGGCTATCATAAAAATACTTGAGCAATATACGTTCTATGCTCCTACTGCCTTTAGTCCCGATGGCGACCGCAACAACGACTTTTTCTATGTGGTAGCTCATGGTATTAAAGAAGAAGGCTTTTATTTAGAGGTTTACGATCGTTGGGGCGAGGTTATTTGGAGCACTAAGACCTACAGCAAGCTCGATGAGCGTAGCGAAAAATGGGACGGACGTGCTAAAAACCATGAAATTGTGCCAATCGGCACCTATACATGGAGGGCTGTGTTTAGAGATAGTTTTGATAAGTTACACGAAGAAACAGGTTCGGTTACAATTGTAAGATAA